Part of the Bombus huntii isolate Logan2020A chromosome 10, iyBomHunt1.1, whole genome shotgun sequence genome, TGTTAACAAATATAATCTTCAACCGTAAACTGCGTAGTAAACTGTTTAAAACACGTTGTTGAATAAAAGGGTGACCCTGATAAAGTCAAAGTTTATGTTAGTGTCCGAATATTCTCGTGACCAACTGTAAATATAAAGATACGAATTTGCATGAACATCCGGAAACGAGCGATTAGTGCAGTTTACGGTTATCGTATTTCGCGAAACTTGGTATTTTACGCAGCGGGATCGGAGATTTTCCACACGTATACTTCGTCTTAGAGATATTTTCCTCGTTCTAATGCATACTTGGTAATTGGATCCGGTTAATATTACGATGGTAATTATTCTTATAGTTGCGTAACTTAATACTAGTTAAGAGCTTAATATCTGACCCGTCGCGACAGTCCtcgtttcaataatttttacgTAACATTGGGTCGcggataataaaataaataaataaataaatacttaTCAGGTTAAATCGAATCGAGATACTGTTAAAGTAGTTCGCAAAAAGACGACGCCTCTGCATCTGTGGGTCATCTACGAACGTCGTGGAGCAAATGAGCGGACGAAGTATTTTTGCTGGTGTATTAGTTGGcgaagaagaggaaaatgACGTAAAGAGAAACGGAGATGCGAGAGGATGAACAAAGATCATCGACATGATCAGATGAAAGAAACGAGAAGCCGTATCTAGGTTTCGTAACAGTAGTATATAAAGCCAAGTATTTCGATAAGTTTGTCAGTAGTGTCAGTTGTAAGCTGTCTCGTAAAGGAATCGATAATGTCTCGCATCCTCTTTGTCTTCCTCGCCGTTATGGCTATCTTCTCCAGTAAGTAACTTCTCTTAAAGATTAACgcgatatttcatataattttatgtcaTTAAAAACAAAACATAGAATCTATTCAAACTGTAAAGAAAAACTCTTTTTGTTTCGCCTTCCATCGGGTACAGTCACatatttctgtattttcaattCACAAAACGTATGAATAGCTAATTCACAATACGAATCCGTTCACTTCTTCgctcaattatttatttctgtaACAGCATACTTGCTTTACTTGTACCAACTGTACCATTAACAAAAGCGTGAGGCGCTGAATCATTGACAGGCGCCCGCTTAGATTTTACTCTTTTAAttgttttcataaaaatacgaatttatataaaaatctaatCGTTAGCAGATCGATTAGAGATACAGCGAAAAATAATACAGTGATATCGTATTGCTACAGCTTCGTTTGGTCAGCAATGTGGACTGAATGAAGAGTTTAAATCCTGTGGATCGTGCGAGCCCACTTGTGCCAAGCCACGTGTCACCATTTGTACCATGGTTAGTATTAACACGTGAAGAGCACGTTAGAAGGACACGATGAATCGATTTTTCTTAATTCGTTAGATTTATAAATGCAAGCTCCTTAAAAGCAAGTAATAAATCTATggaattttgtaaacaaacgAGTAGAGAATCATTCTTGGAATATTCAATAGGATTACGAAAATACATACTTAATAAATTCCAAAGCCAATAAAGTTTCTGTAAGGTAGAATTGATTGTTGAGTTCTAAAACTCAATGTTTACCATGTTTCTTGCTTGTGGTTttcatttgtatttatataaatttaattacgttACATTTATTTGCTTTCATTTTTATGGTTTTCTCTGTTCGACGTGTATACTAATTTTTGTTCTCTCATTTTTTTAGGAATGTAAGATCGGTTGTCAATGTAAGGACGGATACTTGAGAAATGGCGAAGGAACTTGCGTTCTTCCAGAAAGGTGTTAACTTCTTCGTTTAACTTATTTGAAACCCATTCTTCACTTTCTCGCTGGCGTTTGCAATCTCTTCGCTgctacttttttcttttctttcttttttactttaccAGTTTTTAATGAAAACTCAAAATGGAAATGTATTACACTATCTGTTCATGGATTAGTATTAGTCATAAGTTTACCTAAATAAAGACTATAACAATACTATCAAACTGGTGTCTTAAATACCTACTTAAACTGCATCGATCGTTCTCAGTAAGCAAATTCAAcgtttagaaaaaagaaattaagatTTCAGTGTCGTTACCAATGTCGTGTTAGGTGTAAGTGAGTACTCGTGACGCAAGGTTAAAGTTACAAACACAGGTTAATATCTTTTGGAAATAAGCACACATATAGAGTCACACAATGAATCGCTTTAAATTTGCATacattcaaatttttatttccagtaataatttcaaattaaattaagttCAATTTTTAGTAAAAAGTTCGGTTCTCTATTTATGCGCTCGTCGCTATAATTCTCCGTATTAAAGATAGCGAAATTCTAGAAAAAGTAAACGTACTTACCATAAAGATAAGCAACGACgacgaagagaaaaataacagCGGTACGAGACATGTTTGAACGAAGAAACCTGCGATTATAGTTTGACTgcaattataattgtaattgtcTGCTTTTATGCTCGATAATTCGTCCTTTTAAAGGCCGCTATCTTTGCTTGTTACGTATTTATCGGTCTAATCTTTCacttatttaaatttaatagacCTATTTAAAATTATCATCAGCCTACGATTTTGTAAACTATTCAAACTCATGGTCGAATCGATTACAAAAAAaggtaattaattattcataaaaGCACGCGATTATTAGATACTGAAACGAGCGGGAATACAGTGAAAAACACGGTGATGAATTTGTATCGTTAAAACTTTTTTCGGTCAACAATGTGAATTTGTCCTATGCTTAGTATTATTATGTTGATACTATTATCACTACTATTAATACTAATATCAGTATAGTCTCATAACGAGTCATTTCGCCAAGTTTCTATTGACATTCGTTGTTTACATTCGAACAGTAGTTTTAATACCACAAATCacacataataataataattatgtaaGAGGAAatgaataaagaagaatatatGCATACATCTGtgatactttattatttcatttaaaaactACCATTTTCTAAGAATAGCCTACCCATTCATCCAATCCAATTATTGTCCTTTACATTGGCTAACTGGGACACAGCGTTTAGCTGCGTTTCTCACATGTCCTTTAACACAGTGGCAGCCACGAACGCATTCCTGATGGGAATAAACGAGTAACGCGTTACAATTAAACGGAGAGTAACGGAGGCAAGATAATTTTCATGATCGAGAgaagtatatatatgtaatactGACCTCAGGACAATTTACGCGAGGCTTAGCACACGTAGGTTCGCAAGAAGGAGAAGGTCCACACGCCTTGAATTCTTCGTTCGGACCACAAGAAGAGCTGACGCTACTTACTACATGCACATAGAATAATGATACATCTTGAAATAAAACAGCGATCGAATAATGAACAATCAACGATACGTGTAATGACgacgatataaataaatagaaaatgcTTACTCAACTATGTAATCGTATTACTTctacaaatttcatttctaaatTTCACAAAgttttgtttctattttcaaatctatttcaattttaaaactaTTTAGAAACGGTGAATTTTGGTTTTCTACTGTTGTTCGATTcgtttattcaaatttttattttcgagtAATTATTCCAAATCAAGTGTATGTTCAGTttggtataaaatataattttctgtttatACACGTGTCGCTATAGTTGTACATATTGAAGACAGTGAAATTATACAGACAATGAATATATTGTACTTACTACAAATATAAGCAACGACaacgaagagaaaaataacagCGGTACGAGACATATTGGAACGAAATCTTCGATCACAGTTTGactacaattgtaaaaattttcgtGCGCTTCTGATTAAAATTCGTGACAGCAGTCTGTTTTTATACTCGATAATTCGTCCTTCTAAAAATCGCTATCTTCATCTGTTATGTGTTTGTCATTATATTCACCGTACGCTAATTCGATCGCGTTACTAATTGTAAGTTACGAGGAAATTTACAcgttatgaatattttacaaattattcgAAGCTCGTATAATTTGTCTTACGTGTCATATCATTAACTATACCAAAAGTCACCATGttacgttatttcgttattataaatatcaaatatttataaaatataattgcatTATAATTTAAAGTCGTTGAAATCTACTTAAGATACAAATATACATGTGAAGAATAAACTTACAGATAAGCACAAACTCGCTTAAACAACGATTATAAACGTCGCAGATGAATTACGCTCTCTTTGACTAAGCCAAGGTGTTGATATATAAAAGGACTGAGAGACGATCGTTGCACAGTGCACATACACAATGTTTTATTCTACTTAATCTTCGTTTCTAGAAATTTAATCGACAAAATGGACCTAATAACAACAACTTTTGCCACATTAA contains:
- the LOC126870298 gene encoding chymotrypsin inhibitor-like produces the protein MSRILFVFLAVMAIFSTSFGQQCGLNEEFKSCGSCEPTCAKPRVTICTMECKIGCQCKDGYLRNGEGTCVLPERC